One stretch of Epinephelus lanceolatus isolate andai-2023 chromosome 15, ASM4190304v1, whole genome shotgun sequence DNA includes these proteins:
- the slc1a8b gene encoding solute carrier family 1 member 8b, which produces MEWLKKMLRSRTILKVREYVRDYCKRNGLLTLSVFAVVTGCVLGFVLRTLNLSTQAKIYFSFPGELLMRMLKMLILPLITSSLMSGLSAMDTKASGRLGVLTITYYLWTTFIAVIVGIVLVLIIHPGTGSEKEGHHSSSGPVMTSADALLDLIRNMIPSNLIEATFQQYRTDLVPIVQNSDVADSQANYVYVMPDYHNPRLGHPVFLEITPAPDIKYKIIPSTSKGMNVLGIVIFSATMGLLLGKMGERGAPLVNVCQCINECVMKIINAAMWYFPFGIVFLVAGKILDMHDPAHLGEKLGMYFITVLSGLFVHGLILLPLFYFFFTRKNPFPYIRGLLQALVIALATSSSSATLPITMKCLLENCGVDRQIARFVLPVGATINMDGTALYEAVAAIFIAQVNEYDLDFGQLVTISITATAASIGAAGIPQAGLVTMVIVLTSVGLPPADISLIVAIDWVLDRFRTMINVLGDALAAGIMAHLCKKDFEKAATEASATTTAANNGGGPNRRDTVISFGNQSVALSDVPLIAHRCDYVFEVDGDNVLEKPMTCYSLCQV; this is translated from the exons ATGGAATGGTTGAAGAAGATGCTGAGGAGCAGGACAATTTTGAAAGTCAGGGAGTACGTGCGGGACTACTGCAAGAGGAATGGCCTGCTGACGCTCTCGGTCTTCGCTGTAGTGACGGGATGCGTGCTTGGATTTGTCCTCAGGACGCTCAACCTCTCCACACAG gcaaAGATCTACTTCTCCTTCCCTGGAGAACTGCTGATGAGGATGTTGAAGATGTTGATTCTGCCGCTCATCACCTCCAG TCTTATGTCCGGCCTGTCAGCCATGGACACAAAGGCAAGCGGTCGGCTGGGAGTCCTGACCATCACCTACTACCTGTGGACGACCTTCATCGCTGTCATCGTCGGTATCGTGCTGGTGCTCATCATTCACCCGGGAACGGGCTCGGAGAAAGAAGGCCACCATTCAAGTTCAGGGCCTGTTATGACCTCCGCTGACGCCCTGCTGGACCTCATCAG GAACATGATCCCGTCAAATCTAATTGAAGCAACTTTTCAGCAG TACCGAACAGATTTGGTACCTATTGTACAGAACTCTGATGTAGCTGACTCTCAGGCCAACTACGTGTACGTCATGCCCGACTACCACAACCCTCGACTGGGCCACCCAGTCTTCCTGGAGATCACCCCTGCTCCTGACATCAAGTATAAAATCATCCCGAGCACCAGCAAGGGCATGAATGTACTGGGGATTGTCATCTTCTCGGCCACCATGG GTCTGCTGCTGGGGAAGATGGGAGAACGTGGAGCGCCACTGGTCAACGTGTGCCAGTGCATCAACGAGTGCGTCATGAAGATTATTAACGCTGCCATGTG GTACTTCCCCTTCGGCATTGTGTTCCTCGTGGCGGGAAAGATCCTAGATATGCATGACCCGGCTCACCTGGGAGAGAAGCTGGGCATGTACTTCATCACGGTGCTGTCTGGTTTGTTTGTGCACGGCCTCATCCTGCTGCCtctcttctacttcttcttcacGCGCAAAAACCCCTTCCCCTACATCAGAGGGCTGCTGCAGGCTCTCGTCATCGCACTCGCCACCTCATCAAG CTCCGCCACATTGCCCATCACCATGAAGTGTCTCCTGGAGAACTGCGGAGTGGACCGGCAGATCGCTCGCTTCGTGCTGCCAGTGGGAGCTACCATCAACATGGACGGGACCGCCCTGTATGAGGCAGTGGCGGCCATCTTTATCGCACAGGTCAATGAGTATGACTTGGACTTTGGTCAGCTGGTCACTATCAG TATTACGGCAACAGCGGCCAGCATCGGGGCAGCTGGAATACCTCAAGCAGGCctggttaccatggtgattGTCCTGACCTCTGTGGGGTTGCCGCCTGCTGACATCTCGCTGATTGTGGCCATTGATTGGGTTCT TGATCGGTTCCGGACGATGATCAACGTTCTTGGTGATGCCTTAGCTGCCGGGATCATGGCTCATTTATGTAAGAAGGACTTTGAGAAAGCAGCCACTGAAGCCAGTGCTACCACTACTGCTGCCAATAATGGAGGTGGCCCAAACCGG agagacacagtcaTCTCATTTGGTAACCAGAGTGTGGCGTTGTCAGACGTTCCTCTGATCGCACACCGCTGTGACTATGTGTTTGAAGTGGACGGAGACAACGTGCTGGAGAAACCTATGACCTGCTACAGCCTCTGCCAAGTCTGA
- the elavl1a gene encoding ELAV-like protein 1a isoform X3 — MAVRRGHIKYLKEVYDMSNGYEDHMGGDEGKDAKTNLIVNYLPQSMTQDELRSLFTSIGEVESAKLIRDKVAGHSLGYGFVNYLNPSDADRAISTLNGLRLQSKTIKVSYARPSSDTIKDANLYISGLPKAMTQKDVEDMFSRYGRIINSRVLVDQATGTTGASRGVAFIRFDKRAEAEEAVKNLNGQKPPGASEPITVKFAANPNQVKNTQLISQLYHNQSRRFGGPVHHQAQRFRFSPMGVDHMSGMGSVSVPGNSTSGWCIFIYNLGQDADESILWQMFGPFGAVTNVKVIRDFNTNKCKGFGFVTMTNYEEAAMAIASLNGYRLGDKILQVSFKTSKGHK, encoded by the exons ATGGCAGTTCGTCGAGGACACATTAAGTACTTGAAA GAGGTGTATGACATGTCGAACGGTTATGAAGACCACATGGGAGGGGACGAGGGGAAGGACGCCAAGACCAACCTGATAGTGAACTACCTGCCTCAGAGCATGACGCAGGATGAGCTGCGGAGCCTCTTCACCAGCATCGGGGAGGTGGAGTCTGCCAAGCTGATTCGAGACAAAGTCGCAG gCCACAGTTTAGGGTACGGATTTGTTAACTATCTTAACCCTAGTGATGCAGACAGAGCTATCAGTACACTGAATGGACTAAGGCTACAGTCCAAAACTATCAAG GTTTCATATGCACGACCCAGCTCTGATACAATAAAGGATGCCAACCTGTATATCAGCGGCCTGCCAAAGGCCATGACCCAGAAGGATGTTGAAGACATGTTCTCACGTTACGGACGCATCATTAACTCTCGTGTACTTGTTGACCAGGCCACAGGTACGACAG GCGCGTCCCGCGGGGTGGCTTTCATCAGGTTTGACAAGCGGGCCGAGGCAGAGGAGGCTGTCAAAAACCTGAATGGCCAAAAACCACCTGGAGCCtctgagccaatcacagtgaagTTTGCCGCCAACCCAAACCAGGTGAAGAACACGcagctcatctctcagctctaCCACAACCAGTCCCGACGCTTCGGCGGGCCCGTACACCACCAGGCACAGCGGTTCAG GTTCTCCCCCATGGGCGTTGATCACATGAGCGGCATGGGAAGCGTCAGTGTCCCCGGGAACTCCACCTCCGGCTGGTGCATCTTCATCTACAACCTGGGCCAGGACGCCGACGAGAGCATCCTCTGGCAGATGTTCGGCCCCTTCGGTGCAGTCACCAACGTCAAGGTGATCCGAGACTTCAACACCAACAAGTGCAAGGGCTTCGGCTTCGTCACCATGACGAACTACGAGGAGGCGGCCATGGCCATCGCCAGCCTGAACGGCTACCGGCTCGGAGACAAGATACTGCAAGTGTCCTTCAAGACCAGCAAGGGCCACAAGTAG
- the elavl1a gene encoding ELAV-like protein 1a isoform X2 produces MAVRRGHIKYLKADLQEVYDMSNGYEDHMGGDEGKDAKTNLIVNYLPQSMTQDELRSLFTSIGEVESAKLIRDKVAGHSLGYGFVNYLNPSDADRAISTLNGLRLQSKTIKVSYARPSSDTIKDANLYISGLPKAMTQKDVEDMFSRYGRIINSRVLVDQATGASRGVAFIRFDKRAEAEEAVKNLNGQKPPGASEPITVKFAANPNQVKNTQLISQLYHNQSRRFGGPVHHQAQRFRFSPMGVDHMSGMGSVSVPGNSTSGWCIFIYNLGQDADESILWQMFGPFGAVTNVKVIRDFNTNKCKGFGFVTMTNYEEAAMAIASLNGYRLGDKILQVSFKTSKGHK; encoded by the exons ATGGCAGTTCGTCGAGGACACATTAAGTACTTGAAA GCTGACCTGCAGGAGGTGTATGACATGTCGAACGGTTATGAAGACCACATGGGAGGGGACGAGGGGAAGGACGCCAAGACCAACCTGATAGTGAACTACCTGCCTCAGAGCATGACGCAGGATGAGCTGCGGAGCCTCTTCACCAGCATCGGGGAGGTGGAGTCTGCCAAGCTGATTCGAGACAAAGTCGCAG gCCACAGTTTAGGGTACGGATTTGTTAACTATCTTAACCCTAGTGATGCAGACAGAGCTATCAGTACACTGAATGGACTAAGGCTACAGTCCAAAACTATCAAG GTTTCATATGCACGACCCAGCTCTGATACAATAAAGGATGCCAACCTGTATATCAGCGGCCTGCCAAAGGCCATGACCCAGAAGGATGTTGAAGACATGTTCTCACGTTACGGACGCATCATTAACTCTCGTGTACTTGTTGACCAGGCCACAG GCGCGTCCCGCGGGGTGGCTTTCATCAGGTTTGACAAGCGGGCCGAGGCAGAGGAGGCTGTCAAAAACCTGAATGGCCAAAAACCACCTGGAGCCtctgagccaatcacagtgaagTTTGCCGCCAACCCAAACCAGGTGAAGAACACGcagctcatctctcagctctaCCACAACCAGTCCCGACGCTTCGGCGGGCCCGTACACCACCAGGCACAGCGGTTCAG GTTCTCCCCCATGGGCGTTGATCACATGAGCGGCATGGGAAGCGTCAGTGTCCCCGGGAACTCCACCTCCGGCTGGTGCATCTTCATCTACAACCTGGGCCAGGACGCCGACGAGAGCATCCTCTGGCAGATGTTCGGCCCCTTCGGTGCAGTCACCAACGTCAAGGTGATCCGAGACTTCAACACCAACAAGTGCAAGGGCTTCGGCTTCGTCACCATGACGAACTACGAGGAGGCGGCCATGGCCATCGCCAGCCTGAACGGCTACCGGCTCGGAGACAAGATACTGCAAGTGTCCTTCAAGACCAGCAAGGGCCACAAGTAG
- the elavl1a gene encoding ELAV-like protein 1a isoform X1 has protein sequence MAVRRGHIKYLKADLQEVYDMSNGYEDHMGGDEGKDAKTNLIVNYLPQSMTQDELRSLFTSIGEVESAKLIRDKVAGHSLGYGFVNYLNPSDADRAISTLNGLRLQSKTIKVSYARPSSDTIKDANLYISGLPKAMTQKDVEDMFSRYGRIINSRVLVDQATGTTGASRGVAFIRFDKRAEAEEAVKNLNGQKPPGASEPITVKFAANPNQVKNTQLISQLYHNQSRRFGGPVHHQAQRFRFSPMGVDHMSGMGSVSVPGNSTSGWCIFIYNLGQDADESILWQMFGPFGAVTNVKVIRDFNTNKCKGFGFVTMTNYEEAAMAIASLNGYRLGDKILQVSFKTSKGHK, from the exons ATGGCAGTTCGTCGAGGACACATTAAGTACTTGAAA GCTGACCTGCAGGAGGTGTATGACATGTCGAACGGTTATGAAGACCACATGGGAGGGGACGAGGGGAAGGACGCCAAGACCAACCTGATAGTGAACTACCTGCCTCAGAGCATGACGCAGGATGAGCTGCGGAGCCTCTTCACCAGCATCGGGGAGGTGGAGTCTGCCAAGCTGATTCGAGACAAAGTCGCAG gCCACAGTTTAGGGTACGGATTTGTTAACTATCTTAACCCTAGTGATGCAGACAGAGCTATCAGTACACTGAATGGACTAAGGCTACAGTCCAAAACTATCAAG GTTTCATATGCACGACCCAGCTCTGATACAATAAAGGATGCCAACCTGTATATCAGCGGCCTGCCAAAGGCCATGACCCAGAAGGATGTTGAAGACATGTTCTCACGTTACGGACGCATCATTAACTCTCGTGTACTTGTTGACCAGGCCACAGGTACGACAG GCGCGTCCCGCGGGGTGGCTTTCATCAGGTTTGACAAGCGGGCCGAGGCAGAGGAGGCTGTCAAAAACCTGAATGGCCAAAAACCACCTGGAGCCtctgagccaatcacagtgaagTTTGCCGCCAACCCAAACCAGGTGAAGAACACGcagctcatctctcagctctaCCACAACCAGTCCCGACGCTTCGGCGGGCCCGTACACCACCAGGCACAGCGGTTCAG GTTCTCCCCCATGGGCGTTGATCACATGAGCGGCATGGGAAGCGTCAGTGTCCCCGGGAACTCCACCTCCGGCTGGTGCATCTTCATCTACAACCTGGGCCAGGACGCCGACGAGAGCATCCTCTGGCAGATGTTCGGCCCCTTCGGTGCAGTCACCAACGTCAAGGTGATCCGAGACTTCAACACCAACAAGTGCAAGGGCTTCGGCTTCGTCACCATGACGAACTACGAGGAGGCGGCCATGGCCATCGCCAGCCTGAACGGCTACCGGCTCGGAGACAAGATACTGCAAGTGTCCTTCAAGACCAGCAAGGGCCACAAGTAG
- the elavl1a gene encoding ELAV-like protein 1a isoform X4, producing the protein MAVRRGHIKYLKEVYDMSNGYEDHMGGDEGKDAKTNLIVNYLPQSMTQDELRSLFTSIGEVESAKLIRDKVAGHSLGYGFVNYLNPSDADRAISTLNGLRLQSKTIKVSYARPSSDTIKDANLYISGLPKAMTQKDVEDMFSRYGRIINSRVLVDQATGASRGVAFIRFDKRAEAEEAVKNLNGQKPPGASEPITVKFAANPNQVKNTQLISQLYHNQSRRFGGPVHHQAQRFRFSPMGVDHMSGMGSVSVPGNSTSGWCIFIYNLGQDADESILWQMFGPFGAVTNVKVIRDFNTNKCKGFGFVTMTNYEEAAMAIASLNGYRLGDKILQVSFKTSKGHK; encoded by the exons ATGGCAGTTCGTCGAGGACACATTAAGTACTTGAAA GAGGTGTATGACATGTCGAACGGTTATGAAGACCACATGGGAGGGGACGAGGGGAAGGACGCCAAGACCAACCTGATAGTGAACTACCTGCCTCAGAGCATGACGCAGGATGAGCTGCGGAGCCTCTTCACCAGCATCGGGGAGGTGGAGTCTGCCAAGCTGATTCGAGACAAAGTCGCAG gCCACAGTTTAGGGTACGGATTTGTTAACTATCTTAACCCTAGTGATGCAGACAGAGCTATCAGTACACTGAATGGACTAAGGCTACAGTCCAAAACTATCAAG GTTTCATATGCACGACCCAGCTCTGATACAATAAAGGATGCCAACCTGTATATCAGCGGCCTGCCAAAGGCCATGACCCAGAAGGATGTTGAAGACATGTTCTCACGTTACGGACGCATCATTAACTCTCGTGTACTTGTTGACCAGGCCACAG GCGCGTCCCGCGGGGTGGCTTTCATCAGGTTTGACAAGCGGGCCGAGGCAGAGGAGGCTGTCAAAAACCTGAATGGCCAAAAACCACCTGGAGCCtctgagccaatcacagtgaagTTTGCCGCCAACCCAAACCAGGTGAAGAACACGcagctcatctctcagctctaCCACAACCAGTCCCGACGCTTCGGCGGGCCCGTACACCACCAGGCACAGCGGTTCAG GTTCTCCCCCATGGGCGTTGATCACATGAGCGGCATGGGAAGCGTCAGTGTCCCCGGGAACTCCACCTCCGGCTGGTGCATCTTCATCTACAACCTGGGCCAGGACGCCGACGAGAGCATCCTCTGGCAGATGTTCGGCCCCTTCGGTGCAGTCACCAACGTCAAGGTGATCCGAGACTTCAACACCAACAAGTGCAAGGGCTTCGGCTTCGTCACCATGACGAACTACGAGGAGGCGGCCATGGCCATCGCCAGCCTGAACGGCTACCGGCTCGGAGACAAGATACTGCAAGTGTCCTTCAAGACCAGCAAGGGCCACAAGTAG
- the tspan37 gene encoding tetraspanin 37 isoform X1: MSDQRRKALKTILQLTSQLLWVVGLVVGLNGVYLLIYYRQSSVFFSDSYITLPAILTLTSAAFLLVSGCLGTWLSLRDSTFRQGLFVYLLMLVFCLESTASALAYFHSTRLDSEIAPLSGVFQNYTGNVQDPNSLAVDATQEELQCCGVHGYRDWLETSWFNRTGGLWVPHSCCNYTYPSCNGTVDQPWQLNAQGCQVKLETSLQFVLSFIIWVSPVVFLVEVVLFVTVGQLMMDQPLMHYQILGKN; encoded by the exons ATGAGCGATCAGAGAAGAAAAGCGCTGAAAACAATACTTCAGCTGACGTCACAACTTCTGTGG GTGGTGGGGTTGGTGGTGGGCCTGAATGGAGTCTACCTGCTGATATACTACAGACAGAGCAGCGTATTTTTCTCTGACAGCTACATCACCCTGCCAGCTATCCTCACTCTCACCAGCGCTGCGTTCCTGCTGGTCAGCGGGTGCCTTGGCACCTGGCTGAGCCTCAGGGATTCCACCTTTCGACAGGGACTG tttgtttatctgctgaTGTTGGTCTTTTGTCTGGAGAGTACAGCTTCAGCGTTGGCTTATTTTCACTCTACACGG ctggattcagagaTAGCACCCCTCAGTGGAGTGTTTCAGAACTACACAGGCAACGTCCAGGACCCCAACTCTCTAGCTGTGGATGCAACACAAGAGGAG CTGCAGTGTTGCGGTGTTCATGGCTACAGAGACTGGCTGGAAACCTCCTGGTTTAACCGCACTGGAGGCCTCTGGGTTCCTCACAGCTGCTGCAACTATACTTACCCCTCCTGCAATGGCACTGTGGACCAACCATGGCAGCTTAATGCGCAG GGCTGCCAGGTGAAGCTGGAGACGAGCTTACAGTTTGTGCTGAGTTTTATCATCTGGGTGTCGCCAGTGGTTTTTCTGGTGGAG gttgttttgtttgtgacgGTGGGACAGCTGATGATGGACCAGCCTTTAATGCATTATCAAATACTGggcaaaaactga
- the tspan37 gene encoding tetraspanin 37 isoform X2, which produces MSDQRRKALKTILQLTSQLLWVVGLVVGLNGVYLLIYYRQSSVFFSDSYITLPAILTLTSAAFLLVSGCLGTWLSLRDSTFRQGLLDSEIAPLSGVFQNYTGNVQDPNSLAVDATQEELQCCGVHGYRDWLETSWFNRTGGLWVPHSCCNYTYPSCNGTVDQPWQLNAQGCQVKLETSLQFVLSFIIWVSPVVFLVEVVLFVTVGQLMMDQPLMHYQILGKN; this is translated from the exons ATGAGCGATCAGAGAAGAAAAGCGCTGAAAACAATACTTCAGCTGACGTCACAACTTCTGTGG GTGGTGGGGTTGGTGGTGGGCCTGAATGGAGTCTACCTGCTGATATACTACAGACAGAGCAGCGTATTTTTCTCTGACAGCTACATCACCCTGCCAGCTATCCTCACTCTCACCAGCGCTGCGTTCCTGCTGGTCAGCGGGTGCCTTGGCACCTGGCTGAGCCTCAGGGATTCCACCTTTCGACAGGGACTG ctggattcagagaTAGCACCCCTCAGTGGAGTGTTTCAGAACTACACAGGCAACGTCCAGGACCCCAACTCTCTAGCTGTGGATGCAACACAAGAGGAG CTGCAGTGTTGCGGTGTTCATGGCTACAGAGACTGGCTGGAAACCTCCTGGTTTAACCGCACTGGAGGCCTCTGGGTTCCTCACAGCTGCTGCAACTATACTTACCCCTCCTGCAATGGCACTGTGGACCAACCATGGCAGCTTAATGCGCAG GGCTGCCAGGTGAAGCTGGAGACGAGCTTACAGTTTGTGCTGAGTTTTATCATCTGGGTGTCGCCAGTGGTTTTTCTGGTGGAG gttgttttgtttgtgacgGTGGGACAGCTGATGATGGACCAGCCTTTAATGCATTATCAAATACTGggcaaaaactga